One segment of Belonocnema kinseyi isolate 2016_QV_RU_SX_M_011 chromosome 7, B_treatae_v1, whole genome shotgun sequence DNA contains the following:
- the LOC117176680 gene encoding uncharacterized protein LOC117176680: MTRYNNTSSIEKRYGGGHQKKATSREMVQKVKKRLERNPHRSANQMAKELKISNRNIRRILKNDLKVKPYKIQRAHDLIPKQQQVRLKRAKELLHLAESGQFPNIVLSEEKIFPIKQFGNSQNDRVYLTARSYENLSHRLATRRQHPQQIMVWAAVTADGLSSIVFIKPGVKVNAKYYRESNLEVA, encoded by the coding sequence ATGACTCGTTACAATAATACTAGTAGCATCGAAAAACGTTACGGAGGTGGTCATCAAAAGAAAGCAACGTCACGTGAGATGGTTCAAAAAGTGAAGAAGCGACTTGAGCGAAATCCCCATCGAAGTGCCAATCAAATGGCAAAAGAACTGAAAATATCCAACCGTAACATCCGCCGCATACTGAAAAATGATCTCAAGGTCAAGCCTTACAAGATCCAAAGGGCGCATGATCTCATACCGAAGCAGCAACAAGTTAGACTTAAGAGAGCGAAGGAGTTGCTTCACTTGGCCGAAAGCGGTCAATTTCCGAACATTGTGCTTTCTGAAgagaaaatttttccaattaagcAATTCGGAAACTCTCAAAACGATAGGGTTTACTTGACGGCCCGTTCATACGAGAATTTGAGTCATCGATTGGCCACCAGGAGGCAACACCCGCAACAGATAATGGTTTGGGCCGCTGTAACTGCAGATGGGCTTTCTTCAATCGTTTTCATCAAGCCTGGCGTCAAGGTAAATGCCAAATATTATCGGGAAAGTAATCTGGAAGTTGCTTGA